Genomic segment of Arctopsyche grandis isolate Sample6627 chromosome 3, ASM5162203v2, whole genome shotgun sequence:
tctttgtacatatacatattagagaAATGATAATGTTGTATCTATGAATTAAAAACCCCTACAACCAGCTtctatttggaaaatatttacaaagtgTTCTTTGGAAATATTCtctacattgattaaatattataaaaaaaaaattaaaaactaatttttatgACTATTCTATTCTATTAACCATTTGTATGTGTTTtcgtcaataaaattaaaaaaaaattacaccaaAGACGTTTCGAGTTTACGGTATTAACACCTAAAAAATTTTCGAGTGCAAATGGttaacaaacaaaaatcaataaaaaaaagaatgatATGGTTTtagacataatttttttttaatctgcaATAGACAGAAAAATGTGATatgttataaaatgaatttaaatacatacatatttgcttttatattcttttttatttcaattttattgtgTCATGACAGGTTCAAATCAACAGTGCACATATATAGTGCATACTATACAGTTTCAAATCATAATCGGAAAATGGTGATAATAATGGGTATGAGCCGATATCAGAGAAACCATCTTGACTAttaaatctgataggaaacgatcaacttgagCTATACTGTTGACTTTCATACTCATAGTAAtttgctaattttaaatttatgataaatgacttcgttttattttcaatactcATCCACATAACCTTACAAATTTTCCCATTTTCCATtggatttttttgcaaaattttgctATTTAATTCCCAAATTTCGCAATCATTATCGACAAAACaaaatgattgaaaattttcttcttgtatttttactttgcccgcggcaataaatatagcgaacaagtcctgtacctttttcgcgaatttggcaatcgagttttcgaccttaaatacagattttaatatttactcaagtaaccagatatgttaattaacacataaagtattattttaaacaataaaatacataatatatctcgtagttttggattaattgtcaaataattattcttcataattgtatgaagacgtgacgtcacataaacgaggtttcagtatggtttcacaaaaactaaattttgactggtatatattcattttaagcaaattgaatagatggcattcaactctcagtaatatattcaaccaattttgaaccttaaaacagttgaaataggcgcatataagcctcaaaatcccgtgcaaagttcagaaattccatagaagacggccgcgggcaaattTCCCAATTTCATTCATGTCTTGAAATTAGACAAAATTATTACCGTCTTTGTGTAATTCTGATGGCTGTTGAGGAGAAGTTTCTCTCGTAAGACTGGACGTCGACCGAGAATCGTTTGTCTCTTGTGAATTATCTCCGGCACTGGATGCTCCGCCAGAATCACTACCGCAAAGACCTAAAACCAAaatgaattatatacatattcaaattcgaattaaaattaaaacaattagagaataaatttgatttacaataaaaattatatagattTCTGATGGGATTGGTTTTggagtgtatttttatttttttatttttattttattaattgaaaaatcaacagacaggatgtacagagataggtataaaaaaaaacaaaaagtaaataaataatatatgtaacatccgagtccaataatagatttttacaaaaatgaaaaagataaatataaggaaaacaaattaaaaagtaaagaataaaggcatgacaaaatatgtagtacattgcataattaaactatagtattaaaatatttggaaaaggttataagatagaatataagaagaaaaataaattacctcTGATTTGGAGAGCCTCAGCCGATTTAAGCAGACTAGATAGATCATCCTGGGATACGTTGACTTCTCCTTTATACATAAAATCCACCAAAGATTGCATCTCTGaaaatctgtaaaataaaaaaaaagcgacTAGCGTTACCTACGAGTGGATTTATTATATACAGTTAAGATAACATGGAGATTTTACTCACCTCATATCTTTCATGAAAATAATGGGATGTTTGCACGGGTTTTGAATGAGGAGTCTTTCGAAGTAAGTGGAACAAGCACTCAACACTACTTTGTGACATTTTATCTGTCGATTTTCACAAGCCAACGTTACGTCTACAAAGTTCTCCGTCGACAACAATTTAGGAAACACCGTCTGGAGATTGGTGTGGTACGAATTCCATCGCACGCAAAACTGCTGAGGAGGCAACGACATCTTGATGTcctttttatttacgttttacTTTAAACTCttcaatacaattataaaatttcgcAGACTTATATATTTATCACATTAATTTTAAGATTTCACATTTGGTTGTTATGTaacattagaaaaaaatatatatcatttattattaatatatttatatatatatactatatatatatgtatatatttataaatataaacacactcaatttaaaatcaatgtgTATCAATTACACTATTATTGCATCACAttacatgaaaaaataaaataaaaaaaagttaaattcgCAACTTTTCCAAAACAATATCGCATCAACGGTACTTTATTATCATACTTGGATGGAAAATTGTAcgtattcaatattatatttaattataatattcactCGGTGGTGTAACAATGTTCAAATAATTCACATCAGTGTAAAACAACTGTAGTAGTTCACTCGCACAACAATTACGAtgcatttgaaaatataatgaatgaaTATGACtagttaattatttaatactgGCAATGGTTTAggaatattattgtttatttcattatttaaaaaaaaaaatgagatccgttttaaattttaaatgggaGGATTTCttcacaaaatattatattcagcCTTCTGTAGTTGTAGTGTTGTATCGGTCGAGATTCATCTGAAACGTGAAAGAAACGCACGAAATAAGCACAAGAGACGATTaatacaaatgtaatataatacaaatgtatattacaatttattatgCAATGCAAGTGTGGTGAGTGAGTGTGTATTGTGCCGGGTGTGTGTCGAAGCTGACTACGCGTAGCAGTTGACGTATTTAAGTGAGGGACAACGGCGCCATTGTACCACACCAAGTCCCAAAATAGTTTATAACACACGAGCAATGTTTAAAACATACACGAAAAAAAAACGCCTCActcatatttataaatgtagtCACAGCTGCCTACCACATGCACTCCACTCTGCCAATGCCCAGAACCCCTCTttccatattgtatgtataaataaatttacaaaaaaaaaaaaaacaacttcacACACTTGTGCATTATCGCCTAATTCTTGTGCCTGCCTAATTTTCCAATTCCAAGACTCGTCG
This window contains:
- the LOC143909560 gene encoding uncharacterized protein LOC143909560, translated to MSLPPQQFCVRWNSYHTNLQTVFPKLLSTENFVDVTLACENRQIKCHKVVLSACSTYFERLLIQNPCKHPIIFMKDMRFSEMQSLVDFMYKGEVNVSQDDLSSLLKSAEALQIRGLCGSDSGGASSAGDNSQETNDSRSTSSLTRETSPQQPSELHKDVPKPLKIIEQPNQNCVSHDITPNSTPAPLSNSSKKRRDQGTSPELLSECRGTRKSGDLSFKEEMVEEDGLFYGEMENEDGDCGDQVS